A window of Solanum stenotomum isolate F172 chromosome 3, ASM1918654v1, whole genome shotgun sequence contains these coding sequences:
- the LOC125858540 gene encoding auxin response factor 8-like isoform X1, with translation MKLSTSGMGQQAHEGENKCLNSELWHACAGPLVCLPTVGSRVVYFPQGHSEQVAATTNKEVDAHIPNYPNLPPQLICQLHNVTMHADVETDEVYAQMTLQPLTPQEQKDTYLPVELGIPSRQPTNYFCKTLTASDTSTHGGFSVPRRAAEKVFPPLDFSQTPPCQELIARDLHDIEWKFRHIFRGQPKRHLLTTGWSVFVSAKRLVAGDSVLFIWNEKNQLFLGIRRATRPQTVMPSSVLSSDSMHIGLLAAAAHAAATNSCFTVFFNPRASPSEFVIPLSKYIKAVYHTRVSVGMRFRMLFETEESSVRRYMGTITGIGDLDPVRWANSHWRSVKVGWDESTAGERQPRVSLWEIEPLTTFPMYPSLFPLRLKRPWYPGTSSFQENNSEAINGMAWLRGESSEQGPHLLNLQSFGGMLPWMQQRVDPTMLRNDLNQQYQAMLASSLQNFGSGDLMKQQLMQFPQPVQYVQHAGSLNPLLQQQQQQQAMQQTIHQHMLPAQTQDNLQRQQQQHVSNQTEEQSHHHSYQEAYQIPNSQLQQKQPSNVPSPSFSKPDIADPSSKFSASIAPSGMPTALGSLCSEGTSNFLNFNILGQQPVIMEQQQQQKSWMAKFAHSQLNTGSNSPSLSGYGKDTSNSQETCSLDAQNQSLFGANVDSSGLLLPTTVSNVATTSIDADISSMPLGTSGFPNSLYGYVQDSSDMLHNVGQVDAQTAPRTFVKVYKSASIGRSLDITRFNSYHELRQELGQMFGIEGFLEDPQRSGWQLVFVDRENDVLLLGDDPWEEFVNNVWYIKILSPEDVQKLGEEVGSLNRGPPETMSSNNSADGRDFMSGLSSIGSLEY, from the exons atgaagcTTTCAACATCAGGGATGGGTCAACAAGCTCATGAAG GAGAGAACAAGTGTTTGAATTCAGAACTATGGCATGCTTGTGCTGGTCCCCTTGTATGTCTACCAACGGTAGGGAGTCGAGTGGTTTACTTTCCTCAGGGTCACAGTGAACAG GTTGCGGCAACAACTAATAAAGAAGTCGATGCTCACATACCAAATTACCCGAACTTGCCACCACAGTTGATCTGTCAACTCCACAATGTCACAATGCAT GCAGATGTTGAAACGGATGAAGTATATGCTCAGATGACATTGCAACCCTTGACACCG CAAGAACAAAAGGATACTTATCTTCCTGTTGAGTTGGGTATTCCTAGCAGGCAGCCTACTAATTATTTTTGCAAGACACTTACTGCAAGTGATACCAGTACGCATGGCGGCTTTTCTGTTCCTCGTCGTGCTGCAGAGAAAGTTTTCCCTCCTTTG GATTTCTCACAGACACCACCCTGTCAAGAATTAATTGCGAGGGATCTGCATGACATTGAATGGAAATTCAGGCATATTTTCCGAG GACAGCCTAAGCGGCATCTTCTGACGACTGGCTGGAGTGTGTTTGTTAGTGCCAAAAGACTTGTCGCTGGAGATTCAGTTCTTTTCATCTG GAATGAGAAAAATCAGCTTTTTTTGGGAATTCGTCGTGCAACTCGACCTCAGACTGTGATGCCATCATCTGTTCTGTCTAGCGACAGCATGCACATTGGATTACTTGCTGCTGCTGCTCATGCTGCCGCTACCAATAGCTGTTTCACTGTTTTCTTTAACCCAAG GGCTAGCCCATCTGAGTTTGTTATTCCACTTTCAAAATACATCAAAGCTGTTTATCACACACGTGTTTCTGTTGGAATGCGTTTCCGGATGCTATTTGAGACTGAAGAATCAAGTGTTCGAAG GTACATGGGCACAATTACTGGCATTGGTGACTTAGATCCAGTTCGCTGGGCCAACTCTCACTGGCGGTCTGTCAAG GTTGGTTGGGATGAGTCAACGGCAGGCGAGAGGCAACCTAGGGTTTCCCTATGGGAGATAGAGCCTTTGACTACTTTTCCAATGTATCCATCTTTGTTCCCTCTTAGGCTAAAGCGGCCTTGGTATCCAGGAACTTCATCTTTTCAAG aaaataacAGTGAAGCTATTAATGGAATGGCATGGTTGAGAGGCGAAAGTAGTGAGCAAGGACCACATCTACTGAATCTTCAGTCTTTTGGTGGCATGCTCCCCTGGATGCAACAAAGAGTTGATCCAACAATGCTCCGAAATGATCTTAACCAGCAGTATCAAGCTATGCTGGCTAGCAGTTTGCAAAATTTTGGGAGCGGAGATCTGATGAAACAGCAACTGATGCAGTTTCCGCAGCCCGTCCAATATGTTCAGCATGCAGGCAGTCTTAATCCTCTCCTgcagcagcagcaacaacaacaagcaATGCAGCAGACAATTCATCAGCATATGTTGCCTGCACAAACTCAAGATAACCTTCAAAGGCAACAACAGCAACACGTTAGCAATCAGACAGAGGAGCAATCTCATCATCATTCTTACCAGGAAGCATACCAAATACCAAACAGCCAGCTCCAGCAGAAGCAACCATCAAATGTTCCTTCTCCATCATTCTCAAAGCCAGATATAGCAGATCCAAGCTCCAAGTTCTCGGCATCCATTGCTCCATCAGGCATGCCAACAGCGCTGGGTTCTTTATGTTCGGAAGGAACTAGTaactttttgaatttcaatataCTTGGTCAGCAGCCTGTAATCATggagcagcagcagcagcagaaaTCTTGGATGGCAAAATTTGCGCATTCACAATTGAACACGGGTTCCAATTCACCCTCACTCTCTGGATATGGGAAAGATACTTCCAATTCACAGGAAACATGTAGTCTAGATGCCCAGaatcaatctctttttggtgCTAATGTTGATTCTTCAGGGCTTCTCCTCCCGACAACTGTGTCTAACGTCGCTACTACATCAATTGATGCTGATATATCCTCTATGCCACTAGGGACTTCTGGATTTCCGAATTCTTTGTATGGTTATGTGCAAGATTCTTCTGACATGTTGCATAATGTAGGGCAAGTTGATGCACAAACTGCGCCCCGTACATTTGTCAAG GTTTACAAATCAGCGTCCATTGGGAGGTCGTTGGATATCACTCGATTCAATAGCTATCATGAGCTACGACAGGAACTGGGACAGATGTTCGGGATCGAAGGGTTTCTTGAAGACCCTCAAAGATCAGGCTGGCAGCTTGTATTTGTTGACAGGGAGAATGATGTCCTTCTCCTTGGAGACGATCCATGGGA GGAATTTGTCAATAATGTTTGGTACATCAAAATTCTTTCACCCGAGGATGTGCAGAAACTGGGGGAGGAGGTTGGATCCCTAAATCGCGGTCCACCTGAAACGATGAGCAGTAATAATAGTGCTGATGGTCGAGATTTCATGTCCGGACTTTCATCTATAGGATCACTCGAGTACTGA
- the LOC125858540 gene encoding auxin response factor 8-like isoform X2 produces the protein MTLQPLTPQEQKDTYLPVELGIPSRQPTNYFCKTLTASDTSTHGGFSVPRRAAEKVFPPLDFSQTPPCQELIARDLHDIEWKFRHIFRGQPKRHLLTTGWSVFVSAKRLVAGDSVLFIWNEKNQLFLGIRRATRPQTVMPSSVLSSDSMHIGLLAAAAHAAATNSCFTVFFNPRASPSEFVIPLSKYIKAVYHTRVSVGMRFRMLFETEESSVRRYMGTITGIGDLDPVRWANSHWRSVKVGWDESTAGERQPRVSLWEIEPLTTFPMYPSLFPLRLKRPWYPGTSSFQENNSEAINGMAWLRGESSEQGPHLLNLQSFGGMLPWMQQRVDPTMLRNDLNQQYQAMLASSLQNFGSGDLMKQQLMQFPQPVQYVQHAGSLNPLLQQQQQQQAMQQTIHQHMLPAQTQDNLQRQQQQHVSNQTEEQSHHHSYQEAYQIPNSQLQQKQPSNVPSPSFSKPDIADPSSKFSASIAPSGMPTALGSLCSEGTSNFLNFNILGQQPVIMEQQQQQKSWMAKFAHSQLNTGSNSPSLSGYGKDTSNSQETCSLDAQNQSLFGANVDSSGLLLPTTVSNVATTSIDADISSMPLGTSGFPNSLYGYVQDSSDMLHNVGQVDAQTAPRTFVKVYKSASIGRSLDITRFNSYHELRQELGQMFGIEGFLEDPQRSGWQLVFVDRENDVLLLGDDPWEEFVNNVWYIKILSPEDVQKLGEEVGSLNRGPPETMSSNNSADGRDFMSGLSSIGSLEY, from the exons ATGACATTGCAACCCTTGACACCG CAAGAACAAAAGGATACTTATCTTCCTGTTGAGTTGGGTATTCCTAGCAGGCAGCCTACTAATTATTTTTGCAAGACACTTACTGCAAGTGATACCAGTACGCATGGCGGCTTTTCTGTTCCTCGTCGTGCTGCAGAGAAAGTTTTCCCTCCTTTG GATTTCTCACAGACACCACCCTGTCAAGAATTAATTGCGAGGGATCTGCATGACATTGAATGGAAATTCAGGCATATTTTCCGAG GACAGCCTAAGCGGCATCTTCTGACGACTGGCTGGAGTGTGTTTGTTAGTGCCAAAAGACTTGTCGCTGGAGATTCAGTTCTTTTCATCTG GAATGAGAAAAATCAGCTTTTTTTGGGAATTCGTCGTGCAACTCGACCTCAGACTGTGATGCCATCATCTGTTCTGTCTAGCGACAGCATGCACATTGGATTACTTGCTGCTGCTGCTCATGCTGCCGCTACCAATAGCTGTTTCACTGTTTTCTTTAACCCAAG GGCTAGCCCATCTGAGTTTGTTATTCCACTTTCAAAATACATCAAAGCTGTTTATCACACACGTGTTTCTGTTGGAATGCGTTTCCGGATGCTATTTGAGACTGAAGAATCAAGTGTTCGAAG GTACATGGGCACAATTACTGGCATTGGTGACTTAGATCCAGTTCGCTGGGCCAACTCTCACTGGCGGTCTGTCAAG GTTGGTTGGGATGAGTCAACGGCAGGCGAGAGGCAACCTAGGGTTTCCCTATGGGAGATAGAGCCTTTGACTACTTTTCCAATGTATCCATCTTTGTTCCCTCTTAGGCTAAAGCGGCCTTGGTATCCAGGAACTTCATCTTTTCAAG aaaataacAGTGAAGCTATTAATGGAATGGCATGGTTGAGAGGCGAAAGTAGTGAGCAAGGACCACATCTACTGAATCTTCAGTCTTTTGGTGGCATGCTCCCCTGGATGCAACAAAGAGTTGATCCAACAATGCTCCGAAATGATCTTAACCAGCAGTATCAAGCTATGCTGGCTAGCAGTTTGCAAAATTTTGGGAGCGGAGATCTGATGAAACAGCAACTGATGCAGTTTCCGCAGCCCGTCCAATATGTTCAGCATGCAGGCAGTCTTAATCCTCTCCTgcagcagcagcaacaacaacaagcaATGCAGCAGACAATTCATCAGCATATGTTGCCTGCACAAACTCAAGATAACCTTCAAAGGCAACAACAGCAACACGTTAGCAATCAGACAGAGGAGCAATCTCATCATCATTCTTACCAGGAAGCATACCAAATACCAAACAGCCAGCTCCAGCAGAAGCAACCATCAAATGTTCCTTCTCCATCATTCTCAAAGCCAGATATAGCAGATCCAAGCTCCAAGTTCTCGGCATCCATTGCTCCATCAGGCATGCCAACAGCGCTGGGTTCTTTATGTTCGGAAGGAACTAGTaactttttgaatttcaatataCTTGGTCAGCAGCCTGTAATCATggagcagcagcagcagcagaaaTCTTGGATGGCAAAATTTGCGCATTCACAATTGAACACGGGTTCCAATTCACCCTCACTCTCTGGATATGGGAAAGATACTTCCAATTCACAGGAAACATGTAGTCTAGATGCCCAGaatcaatctctttttggtgCTAATGTTGATTCTTCAGGGCTTCTCCTCCCGACAACTGTGTCTAACGTCGCTACTACATCAATTGATGCTGATATATCCTCTATGCCACTAGGGACTTCTGGATTTCCGAATTCTTTGTATGGTTATGTGCAAGATTCTTCTGACATGTTGCATAATGTAGGGCAAGTTGATGCACAAACTGCGCCCCGTACATTTGTCAAG GTTTACAAATCAGCGTCCATTGGGAGGTCGTTGGATATCACTCGATTCAATAGCTATCATGAGCTACGACAGGAACTGGGACAGATGTTCGGGATCGAAGGGTTTCTTGAAGACCCTCAAAGATCAGGCTGGCAGCTTGTATTTGTTGACAGGGAGAATGATGTCCTTCTCCTTGGAGACGATCCATGGGA GGAATTTGTCAATAATGTTTGGTACATCAAAATTCTTTCACCCGAGGATGTGCAGAAACTGGGGGAGGAGGTTGGATCCCTAAATCGCGGTCCACCTGAAACGATGAGCAGTAATAATAGTGCTGATGGTCGAGATTTCATGTCCGGACTTTCATCTATAGGATCACTCGAGTACTGA
- the LOC125858545 gene encoding probable L-type lectin-domain containing receptor kinase S.5 — protein MEFLTPKIFIFFSCLQLISQAKIIKFDQQYGDPFDHTYVPLLEIKHPAQISNQALQITPDTASTAYQMFNNSGRILLKQPFKLWVDNDISRTASFNTSFLVNIFRPDNYTPAEGLAFLICPNFDLPLNSQGQYLGLTNATTDGELSNKIIAIELDTFKQEFDIDDNHIGIDINSVKSVKSEPLIPHGIELAPIGARFYNIWIHYDGFKKVLDVYIIEQMTKNGTTPTRPKVPILTHNVDLREFVNQESYFGFSASTGHFNQLNCVLRWNLTVEYFQEKNDQEKVLIISLSVGVSVLVVLLILSGYFGYYFYKKKRDDRSQSNILGALKSLPGMPRDFEFKELKNATNNFDEKNKLGEGGFGVVYKGYLVGEKLEIAVKWFSRESIKGQDDFLAELTIINRLRHKHLVKLLGWSHKHGKLLLVYEYMPNGSLDKHLFSSEQEKEPLSWSVRYNIVSGVASALHYLHNEYEQKVVHRDLKANNIMLDSNFNARLGDFGLARAIDNEKTSYADEAEGVLGTMGYIAPECFHTGKATQHSDVYAFGAVLLELICGQRPGTKVNGFQLFLDWVWFLHRDGRILEAVDKRLGDQYVVEEAERLLLLALACSHPIANERPKTQTIVQVISGSVPAPQVPPFKPSFVWPSMVPIDIDSSSIVDTISITTPQYSSENNSIEYQSK, from the exons ATGGAATTTTTGACACCAAAAatcttcatatttttctcttgtcttcAACTCATATCACAAGccaaaatcataaaatttgacCAACAATATGGTGACCCTTTTGATCATACATATGTCCCCCTTCTTGAAATCAAACATCCTGCACAAATAAGCAATCAAGCACTTCAAATCACCCCAGACACAGCTTCCACTGCTTACCAAATGTTCAATAATTCAGGCAGAATCCTATTAAAGCAGCCTTTCAAACTATGGGTAGACAATGATATTTCAAGGACAGCGTCTTTCAACACATCATTTCTAGTAAACATTTTTAGACCGGACAACTATACACCAGCTGAAGGTCTAGCTTTCTTGATATGTCCAAATTTTGATTTGCCACTAAATAGCCAGGGCCAGTATTTGGGCCTAACGAATGCTACAACAGATGGTGAATTATCCAACAAAATAATCGCGATTGAGCTAGATACATTCAAACAAGAATTCGATATTGATGATAACCATATTGGGATTGATATAAACAGTGTTAAATCCGTTAAGTCGGAACCTTTAATACCACATGGAATTGAACTAGCTCCAATAGGTGCAAGATTTTACAATATATGGATACACTATGATGGATTCAAGAAAGTACTTGATGTGTACATTATTGAACAAATGACGAAAAATGGGACAACACCAACAAGGCCAAAAGTACCAATACTAACACACAATGTTGATTTGAGAGAATTTGTAAATCAAGAATCATATTTTGGATTTTCAGCTTCAACAGGACATTTCAATCAGTTGAATTGTGTGTTGAGATGGAATTTAACAGTTGAgtattttcaagaaaagaatGATCAAGAAAAGGTACTAATAATAAGTCTAAGTGTTGGTGTATCAGTATTGGttgttttattgattttgtcagggtattttgggtattatttttataagaaaaaaagggaTGATAGATCACAATCTAATATATTAGGGGCATTAAAGAGTTTACCTGGAATGCCTAGGGATTTTGAGtttaaagaattgaaaaatgctactaataattttgatgaaaagAATAAACTTGGTGAAGGTGGATTTGGAGTTGTGTACAAAGGGTATTTAGTTGGTGAAAAATTGGAAATTGCTGTGAAGTGGTTTTCTAGGGAAAGTATCAAGGGTCAAGATGATTTTTTGGCTGAGTTGACAATTATCAACCGTTTAAGGCATAAACATCTTGTCAAATTACTTG GATGGAGCCATAAGCATGGTAAGCTACTACTTGTATATGAATACATGCCAAATGGTAGCCTGGACAAACATCTTTTCTCATCAGAGCAAGAAAAAGAGCCACTCAGCTGGAGTGTGAGGTACAACATTGTATCGGGAGTCGCGTCAGCTCTGCACTATCTTCACAACGAATACGAGCAGAAGGTAGTCCATCGCGATCTCAAGGCAAACAACATCATGCTCGACTCAAACTTCAATGCACGTTTAGGTGATTTTGGATTAGCACGAGCAATTGACAACGAAAAGACCTCATATGCTGATGAAGCTGAAGGTGTACTTGGCACGATGGGATACATCGCGCCAGAATGCTTCCACACAGGAAAAGCCACTCAACATTCTGATGTCTATGCATTCGGAGCTGTGTTGTTGGAGCTAATATGTGGCCAAAGACCTGGAACTAAAGTTAATGGCTTTCAACTCTTTCTTGATTGGGTTTGGTTCTTGCATCGCGATGGGAGAATCCTTGAAGCTGTTGACAAGAGGCTCGGGGATCAATACGTGGTTGAAGAAGCAGAGAGATTGTTACTACTTGCTCTGGCTTGCTCCCATCCAATTGCCAATGAAAGGCCTAAAACACAAACAATAGTTCAAGTTATATCAGGATCAGTACCAGCACCACAAGTACCACCATTCAAACCATCATTTGTATGGCCTTCTATGGTTCCAATTGACATAGATTCATCGAGCATCGTCGATACAATATCCATCACAACTCCTCAGTACAGTTCAGAGAACAACAGTATTGAATATCAAAGCAAGTAG